One Corythoichthys intestinalis isolate RoL2023-P3 chromosome 9, ASM3026506v1, whole genome shotgun sequence DNA window includes the following coding sequences:
- the LOC130922206 gene encoding transcriptional repressor scratch 1-like has translation MPRSFLVKQPKVHDSQLSNYYHQNQQHWDDSYSVTHAITESATNLAVHLSENGYIHDYVIPSVLQKKKMSKAASEMLYSQGCIAGSSGDEFSDHDTDDPDSPVSNTSVESDIAVSTIDAFLVSDGRSSRRTDQRCRSDSGKGRKVAVRASKPVTKGRHVCGECGKSYATSSNLSRHKQIHRSLDSQQARKCPTCHKLYVSMPALSMHMLTHDLKHSCTVCGKAFSRPWLLQGHMRSHTGEKPFACAHCGKAFADRSNLRAHMQTHSAFKHHSCKRCHKSFALKSYLNKHYESACFKEHRAEDECSSED, from the exons ATGCCACGCTCGTTTTTGGTGAAACAGCCCAAGGTCCACGATTCCCAGCTTTCGAACTACTATCACCAGAATCAACAACACTGGGACGATTCCTACTCTGTGACACATGCCATCACAGAGTCAGCCACCAACTTGGCTGTTCATTtaagtgaaaatg GCTACATCCACGATTACGTAATTCCCTCGGTGTTACAAAAAAAGAAGATGTCCAAAGCGGCCTCTGAGATGTTGTACTCCCAGGGATGTATCGCTGGAAGCAGCGGGGACGAATTTTCTGACCATGACACGGATGATCCCGATAGCCCAGTCTCCAACACATCAGTTGAGTCAGACATAGCAGTGAGCACCATCGACGCCTTCCTCGTCTCTGACGGGCGCTCAAGCCGGCGAACAGACCAGAGATGTCGATCAGATAGCGGCAAGGGTAGAAAGGTCGCCGTCCGTGCTTCAAAGCCTGTGACCAAAGGTCGCCACGTGTGCGGTGAGTGCGGCAAATCTTACGCGACGTCATCGAATCTGAGCAGACACAAGCAGATTCATCGGAGCCTGGACAGCCAGCAAGCCAGGAAGTGTCCCACTTGCCACAAGTTGTACGTCTCAATGCCGGCATTGTCCATGCACATGCTGACCCACGACTTGAAGCACAGCTGCACGGTGTGCGGTAAAGCCTTCAGCCGGCCCTGGCTCCTGCAGGGCCACATGAGGTCCCACACCGGCGAGAAACCGTTCGCCTGCGCTCACTGCGGTAAAGCCTTTGCGGATCGCTCAAACCTGCGTGCCCACATGCAGACGCATTCGGCATTCAAGCACCACTCATGTAAACgctgccacaaaagctttgcacTCAAGTCTTACTTAAACAAGCATTACGAGTCAGCGTGCTTCAAAGAGCACCGAGCGGAGGACGAATGCAGCTCAGAGGACTAA